From one Anopheles cruzii chromosome 3, idAnoCruzAS_RS32_06, whole genome shotgun sequence genomic stretch:
- the LOC128274096 gene encoding eukaryotic translation elongation factor 2 isoform X2 — protein MVNFTVDEIRAMMDKKRNIRNMSVIAHVDHGKSTLTDSLVSKAGIIAGAKAGETRFTDTRKDEQERCITIKSTAISMFFELEEKDLVFITNPDQRDKDCKGFLINLIDSPGHVDFSSEVTAALRVTDGALVVVDCVSGVCVQTETVLRQAIAERIKPVLFMNKMDRALLELQLDPEDLYQTFQRIVENVNVIIATYNDDGGPMGEVRVDPSRGSVGFGSGLHGWAFTLKQFAEMYSAMFKIDVVKLMNRLWGENFFNSKSKKWAKVKDDENKRSFVMYILDPIYKVFDAIMNYKADEIPKLLEKIKVSLKHEDKDKDGKNLLKVVMRSWLPAGEALLQMIAIHLPSPVVAQKYRMEMLYEGPHDDEAAVAVKNCDPLGPLMMYISKMVPTSDKGRFYAFGRVFAGKVATGQKCRIMGPNFTPGKKEDLYEKAIQRTILMMGRYVEAIEDVPCGNICGLVGVDQFLVKTGTISTFKDAHNMKVMKFSVSPVVRVAVEPKNPADLPKLVEGLKRLAKSDPMVQCIIEESGEHIIAGAGELHLEICLKDLEEDHACIPLKKSDPVVSYRETVSDESDQMCLSKSPNKHNRLFMKAVPMPDGLADDIDRGDVNARDEFKQRARYLAEKYDYDVTEARKIWCFGPDGTGPNIVVDCTKGVQYLNEIKDSVVAGFQWASKEGVLAEENMRGVRFNIYDVTLHADAIHRGGGQIIPTARRVLYASFITAAPRIMEPVYLCEIQCPETAVGGIYGVLNRRRGHVFEESQVTGTPMFVVKAYLPVNESFGFTADLRSNTGGQAFPQCVFDHWQILPGDPSEAASKPFSIIQDIRKRKGLKEGLPDLSQYLDKL, from the exons ATG GTTAACTTTACCGTAGACGAAATCCGTGCCATGATGGACAAGAAGCGGAACATCCGCAACATGTCCGTCATCGCTCACGTAGATCACGGAAAATCCACGCTAACCGACTCGCTGGTATCGAAGGCGGGCATCATCGCTGGTGCCAAGGCCGGTGAAACCCGTTTCACCGATACCCGCAAGGATGAGCAGGAGCGGTGCATTACCATCAAGTCGAC CGCTATCTCTATGTTCTTTGAGCTGGAGGAAAAGGATCTGGTGTTCATCACCAACCCGGACCAGCGTGACAAGGACTGCAAGGGTTTCCTGATCAACCTGATCGACTCGCCCGGACACGTGGACTTTTCGTCGGAAGTGACGGCCGCCCTGCGTGTCACCGATGGTGCGCTGGTCGTGGTGGACTGCGTgtcgggtgtgtgcgtgcagaCGGAAACGGTGCTGCGTCAGGCGATCGCCGAGCGCATCAAGCCGGTGCTGTTCATGAACAAGATGGACCGTGCCTTGCTGGAGCTGCAGCTCGACCCGGAGGATCTCTATCAGACGTTCCAGCGTATCGTCGAGAACGTCAACGTCATCATCGCCACgtacaacgacgacggtggcccgATGGGGGAGGTGCGCGTCGATCCGTCGCGCGGTTCGGTCGGCTTCGGTTCCGGCCTGCACGGTTGGGCGTTCACGCTCAAGCAGTTCGCGGAGATGTACTCGGCGATGTTCAAGATTGACGTAGTGAAGCTGATGAACCGCCTGTGGGGCGAGAACTTCTTCAACTCGAAGTCGAAGAAGTGGGCCAAGGTGAAGGACGACGAGAACAAGCGCTCGTTCGTGATGTACATCCTCGACCCGATCTACAAGGTGTTCGACGCCATCATGAACTACAAGGCGGACGAGATCCcgaagctgctggagaagaTCAAGGTGTCGCTGAAGCACGAGGACAAGGACAAGGACGGCAAGAACCTGCTGAAGGTGGTGATGCGCTCGtggctgccggccggcgaagcgCTCCTGCAGATGATTGCCATCCACCtgccgtcgccggtggtcgCGCAGAAGTACCGTATGGAGATGCTGTACGAGGGCCCACACGACGATGAGGCCGCCGTGGCGGTGAAGAACTGCGACCCGCTGGGACCGCTCATGATGTACATCTCGAAGATGGTGCCGACCTCGGACAAGGGTCGGTTCTACGCGTTCGGACGTGTGTTTGCGGGCAAGGTCGCCACCGGCCAGAAGTGTCGCATCATGGGACCGAACTTTACGCCGGGCAAGAAGGAGGACCTGTACGAGAAGGCCATCCAGCGTACGATCCTGATGATGGGTCGCTACGTCGAAGCCATCGAGGATGTTCCGTGCGGTAACATTTGCGGTCTGGTAGGTGTCGATCAGTTCCTGGTGAAGACCGGCACGATCAGCACGTTCAAGGACGCGCACAACATGAAGGTGATGAAGTTCTCCGTGTCGCCGGTCGTGCGCGTGGCCGTGGAGCCGAAGAATCCGGCCGATCTGCCGAAGCTGGTCGAGGGTCTGAAGCGTCTGGCCAAGTCCGATCCCATGGTGCAGTGTATCATCGAGGAGTCCGGCGAGCACATcattgccggtgccggtgagctACATCTCGAGATCTGTCTCAAGGATCTCGAGGAGGATCACGCCTGTATCCCGCTGAAGAAGTCGGATCCGGTCGTCTCGTACCGTGAGACGGTTTCGGACGAATCGGACCAGATGTGTCTGTCCAAGTCGCCGAACAAGCACAACCGTCTGTTCATGAAGGCTGTGCCGATGCCGGACGGATTGGCCGATGATATCGACCGTGGTGACGTGAACGCTCGCGATGAGTTCAAGCAGCGTGCCCGCTATCTGGCCGAAAAGTACGACTACGACGTGACGGAAGCGCGTAAGATCTGGTGCTTCGGTCCGGACGGAACGGGCCCGAACATTGTCGTGGACTGCACGAAGGGTGTGCAGTACCTGAACGAAATCAAGGACTCGGTCGTCGCCGGTTTCCAATGGGCCTCGAAGGAAGGTGTCCTTGCCGAGGAGAATATGCGCG GTGTCCGATTCAACATCTACGACGTGACGCTGCACGCTGACGCCATccatcgtggtggtggccagatCATTCCAACGGCCCGTCGTGTGCTGTACGCTTCGTTCATCACGGCCGCGCCGCGCATCATGGAGCCGGTGTATCTGTGCGAAATCCAGTGCCCCGAGACGGCGGTCGGTGGTATCTACGGTGTGCTGAACAGACGCCGTGGCCACGTGTTCGAGGAATCGCAGGTCACCGGTACGCCCATGTTCGTCGTCAAGGCTTACCTGCCCGTCAACGAGTCGTTCGGTTTCACCGCCGATCTGAG ATCCAACACTGGCGGACAGGCCTTCCCGCAGTGCGTGTTCGATCACTGGCAGATCCTGCCGGGTGACCCGTCCGAAGCCGCCAGCAAACCGTTCTCGATCATCCAGGACATCCGTAAGCGCAAGGGTCTGAAGGAAGGTTTGCCAGATCTGTCGCAGTACTTGGACAAGCTGTAA
- the LOC128272230 gene encoding cyclin-dependent kinases regulatory subunit: MSVKDIYYSDKYYDDEYEYRHVVLPKDIAKLVPKTHLMTENEWRSIGVQQSRGWIHYMIHQPEPHILLFRRPITK, from the exons ATGAGCGTCAAAGATATATATTATTCCGATAAGTACTACGACGACGAATACGAGTACAG GCATGTAGTGTTACCGAAGGACATTGCGAAGCTGGTACCCAAAACACATCTGATGACCGAGAACGaatggcgatcgatcggcgttCAGCAGTCCCGCGGGTGGATTCACTATATGATACATCAGCCAGAACCACATATTTTGCTGTTTCGAAGACCTATTACCAAGTAA